One Terriglobia bacterium genomic region harbors:
- a CDS encoding carboxymuconolactone decarboxylase family protein, with translation MRISRLDRSQVSPEVGEIYDNFMKVRGNVPNMFRTVAHRPELMRTMVAHFSVVMANGALPTKLKELLFVRVSQINRCEY, from the coding sequence ATGCGTATTTCCCGTCTTGATCGCTCACAAGTCTCGCCGGAAGTCGGCGAGATCTACGATAATTTCATGAAGGTGCGGGGCAACGTTCCCAATATGTTCCGCACCGTGGCCCACCGGCCGGAGCTGATGCGCACCATGGTCGCCCACTTTTCCGTGGTCATGGCCAATGGGGCGCTGCCCACCAAGCTGAAAGAGCTGTTGTTTGTCCGCGTGAGCCAGATCAACCGCTGCGAATATTGA
- a CDS encoding helix-turn-helix domain-containing protein, whose product MATTLAPVDSREVVRCDHCHLVQFRTVNNLCRKCRTSLDEDEPEPILVEQPPVVEAPSSHHPHLQIAAAIRMLRLKSGLSQRQLALRMQVPRTYVSKIENEKAVPTLSSMQRLATALEVGVADLLKGSNRTLEDEIADLMHDEFIAELVPFLDKLDVMQKSTVLSQVREMSVRPRRTA is encoded by the coding sequence ATGGCCACAACTCTGGCACCGGTAGATTCCCGGGAAGTAGTTCGTTGCGATCATTGCCATCTCGTCCAGTTCCGGACCGTCAACAACCTTTGCAGGAAATGCCGAACGTCACTGGATGAGGACGAGCCTGAGCCGATCCTTGTCGAACAGCCGCCGGTGGTCGAAGCGCCGAGCAGCCATCATCCACACCTGCAGATTGCCGCAGCCATCCGTATGTTACGGCTGAAATCAGGATTGAGCCAGCGCCAGCTCGCGCTGCGCATGCAGGTGCCGCGTACCTACGTATCCAAAATTGAAAATGAAAAGGCCGTGCCTACGCTTTCTTCCATGCAGCGCCTGGCGACGGCGCTGGAGGTGGGCGTGGCTGACCTGTTGAAAGGCTCCAACCGCACGCTGGAAGATGAAATCGCCGACCTGATGCATGACGAATTCATCGCCGAGTTGGTCCCCTTCCTGGACAAGCTGGACGTGATGCAGAAATCCACCGTGCTTTCTCAAGTGCGCGAAATGAGCGTGCGCCCGAGAAGAACGGCCTAA
- a CDS encoding HDIG domain-containing protein produces MPTRDAAWILLCEYTQSESLRKHMLAVEACMRSYARKFGEDENYWGITGLLHDFDYERYPTPQEHPFVGNKILEEQGYPEEMRRAILSHADYSGVKRESKMEKTLFACDELAGFITASALVKPNKSLAEVEAKSVRKKMKDKAFARSVSRDDIINGAADLGIDLEEHIAFCIEAMKAIAAELGLAGESTANTRE; encoded by the coding sequence ATGCCCACCCGCGACGCCGCCTGGATCCTGCTGTGCGAATACACCCAGTCTGAAAGCCTGCGTAAACACATGCTGGCGGTGGAGGCCTGCATGCGCTCCTACGCCCGCAAGTTTGGCGAGGATGAAAACTACTGGGGCATCACCGGCCTGCTGCATGACTTTGATTACGAAAGATATCCCACGCCGCAGGAGCACCCGTTCGTCGGCAACAAGATTCTGGAAGAGCAAGGCTACCCCGAGGAAATGCGGCGGGCCATCCTGTCGCACGCCGACTACAGCGGCGTGAAGCGCGAAAGCAAGATGGAGAAGACACTGTTCGCGTGCGACGAACTGGCCGGCTTCATCACCGCCAGCGCGCTGGTCAAACCGAATAAATCCCTGGCGGAGGTGGAAGCTAAATCCGTCCGCAAAAAGATGAAGGACAAAGCCTTCGCCCGCAGCGTGAGCCGCGACGACATCATCAACGGCGCCGCCGATCTGGGCATTGACCTGGAAGAGCACATCGCGTTCTGTATTGAAGCGATGAAGGCGATTGCGGCGGAGTTGGGGTTGGCGGGAGAGTCAACCGCGAATACACGCGAATGA
- a CDS encoding transglycosylase SLT domain-containing protein, translated as MHRFNLVVSLALPSSDAAAAQAARSYWTTPSRLWLCAVLMISTFFATHVRAQAPVCDVMCTPDTSGPLYSGAAMARSSIRNARGYSSPIVARTQVRAAAGLAGNTTVIGSQSYNYTIPILRLPGRAGMDLVLNLYYNSRIWDVDTVGSTITFNADRDFPSYGFRLDFGYIEVIPGTEVILTEGDGTKRALPLQGSAVFNSTDGSNIVFDLSGSNILTYKNGTMVQYQQFPSNANLLRPVWVRDSNGNYFSITYLSGHDQLIATVSDSLGRVINFNYDGSAHLTSLTQALHPSGTKTYATFTWGAPYASNQTWYSFAPSLTVQGTPTPSQITVLTGCTYPNSTGYRFTYGDWGIITKIENLSATGVTRSYVSYNYPLASQGALTDAPAYTQQAISPDGTAGSASVWTYAITKDDTGAVTTMAVTDPLGNSSITNLDPGTGLASSVQEKDSANTLLRTFTYSWTSTPFLGSTVVGSLTTTLNDTGQQSSVQYGYDFFDNVSDISEYDFGLQLKRHTVISYLNAANTGAPHIVNLPTQVLVKDGQGNVLARTDLAYDATSPLSVTGAANHDDIAYGAGFNIRGNLTSVTRYSNAAGGTGPVTRNFTYDTLGNLRAAQLDCCNQKVFNFSSVTQYSAPDSIVRGPSGGPQFTTSYAYNPDNNLLLNSTDENNQVTNYQYDSMKRSTQVLLPPQGATQVQINTAFDDAAASPAVTSSSTANSATSVSTLDGLGHVMRVDYKNGATVVSSVIYGYDKLWQKTLASNPFAPAGAVANTTFSYDALGRVKQVTPPSAGAMQYQYSGNAVTITDPAGKQRRTFTDALGRMIEVDEPGWGDAVHATGSVTISGSERFGCTNVIRNFCVGRFWDTGTVSITVNGVTKSYAYGQTDTPGTIASALALAFHNDGTAPVDATASGSTVNLTARQAGVLGDYSLSASSATNDPADFGGPSFSATPSGVTLTGGLDAVAQSSPNLNRPIVTTYGYDALSNLTSVSQAAMQLVNGQPVTGQPRSYAYDSLGRVTSSTTPESGTVTTYYTDSGGATCAVEPGLPCQIQDARGVLKTFSYDGINRPIGVAYSDGTPSVTYQYDTGGQTAFALGRLTKILEGPTNSQTFTYDNFGRIKSISHVIDSTTYLVQYAYNLASDLSSITYPSNRVVTQNYDAMGRLCAVGASGSTCTTGTTYLNGLTYNAAGETLGLTMGNGVQGTFSYNDHLQVATLRYFKGSTDMLNLAYDYTTGVPGNNGQIQAVHYYTSPGVEDPTKSENFTYDNWGRLSTAHTTTVNSTAGTWSLQWAYDRLGNRTLQTLVGGNVTIGQPQFAIDSNTNRIIGYCYDAAGNLLDEGTCPAGTHHYSYDGANRLTKINAGPPSYTYFGTLRIKKVAGSTTTVYIYSGSKPIAEYVNGSTTPSSEYVYAGSQLLATIAGTNTTYHHPDHLSNRAETDKTGVRIRTFGHFPFGEAWYETGTADKWKFTSFERDSGTGETGLDYAMFRYYASGQGRFMSPDLLGGKQRAPQSLNRYAYAANDPINLADPMGLFVVCLGHFHSDDGGETWDLVETLGCWDTDEGGRGGDDEGGDGAGGGGGGEGNSAARKLRDLWTYCLDKFGDDYAKENLTVSDFYEAQAAAEQAGIETSALLALWDNESHFNVTGWAKNGKWTTGPKGERGPLQVRPIVARDLSRHGVSPGNYRNDFDDNLLAAANYYALVLNKYDVPESDAASVYNGGIGNYRSNSVSDDAAAYQNSFDNNKMKFDDLVKCLHGAKQ; from the coding sequence ATGCATAGATTCAATCTTGTCGTGTCGTTGGCATTACCATCCTCTGATGCAGCTGCCGCACAGGCGGCCAGAAGCTACTGGACGACGCCTTCTCGTCTCTGGCTGTGCGCTGTATTAATGATTTCGACCTTCTTCGCCACGCACGTTCGCGCGCAGGCGCCCGTGTGCGACGTGATGTGCACGCCAGACACCAGCGGGCCTCTCTATTCCGGAGCGGCCATGGCGCGCTCGAGTATTCGCAACGCTCGAGGCTATTCCAGCCCTATTGTCGCGCGAACACAGGTGCGTGCCGCTGCCGGTCTTGCCGGCAATACCACCGTGATTGGTAGCCAGAGCTACAACTACACCATCCCGATTCTAAGATTGCCTGGACGCGCCGGCATGGACCTGGTGCTCAATCTCTATTACAACAGCAGGATATGGGATGTAGATACTGTGGGCAGCACGATAACATTCAATGCTGACCGTGATTTCCCAAGCTACGGATTTCGTCTGGATTTTGGCTATATCGAGGTGATCCCTGGCACAGAGGTCATTCTTACTGAGGGCGATGGAACCAAGCGCGCTCTTCCGTTACAGGGTTCAGCTGTTTTTAATTCGACAGACGGAAGCAACATCGTTTTTGATTTGAGCGGAAGCAATATCTTGACGTACAAGAACGGAACAATGGTGCAATACCAGCAATTCCCCTCAAATGCGAATTTGCTTAGGCCCGTTTGGGTGAGAGATTCCAACGGCAATTATTTTTCCATCACCTACTTGAGCGGCCACGATCAATTGATCGCAACGGTGAGTGACAGCCTGGGCCGTGTGATTAATTTCAACTATGATGGTTCTGCCCATCTCACGAGCCTTACGCAAGCGCTCCATCCTTCGGGAACCAAGACTTATGCAACATTCACCTGGGGCGCTCCTTATGCCAGCAATCAAACTTGGTACAGCTTTGCTCCAAGCCTTACTGTCCAAGGGACTCCCACGCCGAGTCAGATAACCGTATTGACCGGATGCACGTATCCCAACTCAACCGGTTACAGATTTACCTATGGTGACTGGGGAATCATCACCAAGATTGAGAATCTGAGCGCAACCGGCGTTACCAGGAGCTACGTTAGTTACAACTACCCTCTAGCCAGCCAGGGAGCGCTCACAGATGCGCCCGCATATACGCAGCAGGCCATTTCTCCTGATGGCACGGCCGGCAGCGCTTCCGTCTGGACCTATGCCATCACGAAAGACGATACTGGCGCAGTAACCACCATGGCGGTTACCGATCCGCTGGGCAATAGCAGCATCACAAATCTTGACCCAGGCACGGGGTTGGCCTCATCGGTTCAAGAAAAAGACAGTGCCAACACTCTTCTGCGCACGTTCACGTATTCATGGACCAGTACGCCCTTCCTTGGGAGCACAGTTGTGGGAAGTCTTACAACCACGTTGAATGATACCGGACAGCAGTCGTCCGTCCAGTACGGTTATGATTTCTTTGACAATGTCAGTGATATTTCAGAGTATGACTTTGGCTTGCAACTGAAGCGTCACACAGTTATCAGCTACTTGAATGCGGCGAATACCGGCGCTCCACACATCGTCAATTTGCCCACGCAGGTCTTGGTGAAGGACGGCCAGGGGAATGTCTTGGCTCGCACGGATCTCGCTTACGACGCTACATCGCCGCTTTCGGTCACAGGGGCAGCCAATCATGACGACATTGCCTACGGTGCTGGATTTAATATTCGTGGCAATCTCACTTCGGTTACGCGCTATTCCAACGCTGCGGGAGGTACCGGCCCCGTGACCCGCAATTTTACCTATGACACGCTGGGAAACCTACGCGCGGCGCAATTGGACTGCTGCAATCAGAAGGTCTTCAACTTCAGTAGTGTCACACAATACTCTGCTCCGGACTCAATCGTGCGCGGGCCCAGCGGGGGCCCGCAGTTTACTACCAGCTACGCCTATAACCCCGATAATAACCTGCTGCTCAACAGCACAGACGAAAATAACCAGGTCACCAACTATCAGTATGATTCCATGAAACGTTCAACGCAGGTGCTTTTGCCGCCACAAGGCGCCACGCAAGTTCAGATCAATACCGCTTTTGACGATGCCGCCGCCTCGCCCGCGGTCACCAGCTCCAGCACCGCCAATAGCGCCACCTCCGTCAGCACTTTGGATGGTTTAGGCCATGTGATGCGGGTTGACTACAAGAATGGGGCAACTGTAGTCAGCAGCGTGATCTATGGCTATGACAAGCTCTGGCAGAAAACCCTGGCATCCAATCCCTTTGCGCCGGCCGGTGCTGTCGCCAACACCACGTTCAGCTATGACGCACTGGGACGCGTCAAGCAGGTCACCCCCCCTAGCGCTGGAGCCATGCAGTACCAATACTCCGGCAACGCGGTGACCATCACCGACCCAGCAGGCAAACAGCGTAGGACCTTTACCGACGCTCTAGGTCGTATGATTGAAGTGGACGAGCCCGGATGGGGGGACGCCGTGCACGCGACCGGCTCGGTTACGATTTCGGGCAGCGAACGTTTCGGCTGCACGAACGTAATAAGAAATTTCTGTGTCGGCAGATTCTGGGACACGGGAACGGTCTCTATTACTGTGAACGGCGTGACCAAGAGCTACGCTTATGGCCAGACCGACACTCCGGGCACAATTGCGAGCGCCTTGGCCTTGGCGTTCCACAATGATGGGACCGCTCCGGTGGATGCCACTGCCTCGGGAAGCACTGTCAACCTCACCGCCCGGCAGGCGGGGGTTCTAGGTGACTATTCTCTTTCTGCCTCTTCCGCCACCAACGACCCCGCCGATTTTGGCGGGCCATCGTTCTCCGCCACCCCCTCCGGCGTTACTCTCACCGGAGGCTTGGATGCCGTCGCCCAAAGTTCACCCAACCTGAACCGCCCCATCGTCACAACGTACGGCTATGACGCCCTGAGCAACCTTACGTCGGTTTCGCAGGCAGCCATGCAGCTCGTGAATGGGCAGCCCGTCACCGGCCAGCCGCGCAGCTACGCCTATGACAGCCTGGGCCGGGTCACCAGCTCGACCACGCCGGAATCGGGTACGGTGACAACTTATTACACGGACTCAGGCGGAGCCACTTGCGCCGTCGAGCCAGGCTTGCCGTGCCAAATCCAGGATGCGCGCGGCGTGTTGAAGACTTTCAGCTATGACGGCATCAATCGGCCTATCGGCGTTGCCTACAGCGATGGCACGCCGTCAGTGACCTATCAATACGACACCGGAGGCCAGACAGCCTTCGCCCTGGGTCGCCTGACCAAGATCCTTGAAGGTCCAACCAATTCGCAGACCTTCACCTATGACAATTTTGGCCGGATCAAGAGCATCAGCCACGTCATTGACAGCACAACCTATCTGGTGCAATACGCTTACAACCTCGCCAGCGATCTGAGCTCGATCACATACCCCAGCAACCGGGTAGTCACGCAGAATTACGATGCCATGGGGCGTTTGTGCGCGGTCGGCGCGTCCGGCAGCACGTGTACGACAGGAACGACATATCTGAACGGCCTCACCTACAACGCCGCGGGCGAGACCCTGGGGCTCACGATGGGCAACGGCGTCCAGGGCACGTTCAGTTATAACGACCACCTGCAGGTCGCTACGCTGCGCTACTTTAAGGGCTCAACCGACATGCTGAATCTGGCCTACGACTACACCACCGGGGTGCCGGGCAACAACGGGCAGATTCAGGCGGTGCATTATTACACCTCGCCGGGCGTGGAGGACCCGACCAAGTCGGAGAACTTTACCTACGACAACTGGGGCCGGCTGAGCACGGCCCACACCACCACCGTCAACTCCACCGCGGGGACCTGGAGCCTGCAATGGGCCTATGATCGCCTGGGCAACCGGACCTTGCAGACGCTTGTCGGGGGCAATGTCACGATCGGCCAGCCACAGTTTGCCATCGATTCGAACACCAACCGCATCATTGGCTATTGTTACGATGCAGCCGGCAATCTGCTTGACGAGGGAACTTGTCCTGCGGGCACCCATCATTACAGCTATGACGGCGCCAACCGCCTGACCAAGATCAATGCCGGACCACCCTCGTACACGTATTTCGGCACGCTCCGCATCAAGAAAGTTGCTGGCTCAACCACCACGGTTTACATTTACTCCGGAAGCAAACCGATTGCGGAATACGTCAACGGCAGCACTACGCCAAGCAGCGAGTATGTTTACGCTGGATCGCAATTGCTGGCCACCATTGCCGGAACCAATACTACCTATCACCATCCCGACCATCTCTCCAACCGCGCGGAGACGGACAAGACAGGGGTTCGCATACGGACATTTGGACATTTCCCTTTTGGAGAAGCGTGGTATGAGACGGGGACAGCGGACAAGTGGAAATTCACCAGTTTTGAACGCGACTCTGGAACGGGAGAGACAGGCCTTGATTACGCCATGTTCCGTTATTATGCTTCCGGCCAGGGGAGATTCATGAGTCCCGATTTGCTGGGCGGGAAGCAACGCGCTCCGCAGAGCCTCAATCGCTATGCGTACGCTGCCAACGATCCAATAAATCTCGCTGATCCGATGGGCTTGTTCGTCGTCTGTTTAGGGCACTTTCACAGCGACGACGGCGGGGAGACCTGGGATCTAGTGGAGACATTAGGATGTTGGGACACCGACGAGGGAGGGCGCGGCGGCGACGATGAAGGCGGTGACGGAGCTGGTGGCGGAGGGGGTGGTGAGGGCAACTCAGCCGCTCGAAAACTCCGTGACCTTTGGACGTATTGTTTAGACAAGTTCGGCGACGATTACGCAAAAGAGAATCTCACCGTTTCAGATTTCTATGAGGCTCAGGCTGCAGCAGAACAGGCCGGTATTGAGACAAGCGCCCTGCTGGCATTGTGGGATAACGAATCCCATTTCAACGTCACCGGGTGGGCGAAGAACGGCAAATGGACGACGGGACCAAAAGGTGAGCGTGGCCCGTTACAGGTTCGGCCAATCGTCGCAAGGGACCTCTCGCGGCATGGTGTTTCGCCGGGGAATTATCGGAACGATTTCGATGACAATCTGCTTGCTGCAGCAAACTATTATGCCTTGGTTCTCAACAAATATGATGTTCCTGAGAGTGATGCTGCGTCGGTTTACAACGGAGGCATTGGCAACTATAGAAGTAACAGTGTTTCTGACGATGCAGCAGCTTATCAGAACTCTTTTGACAACAACAAAATGAAGTTCGACGATCTCGTTAAGTGTCTGCACGGAGCCAAACAATGA
- a CDS encoding ABC transporter permease, with amino-acid sequence METVLQDLRYGLRTLWKSPRFTVTAVITLAVGIAANVAIFTFVDATLIRPLPYKDSQQLVAIYDTREQTVASQFEASYPDYLDWKQQNQVFSSIAGYGGGGTVLRGEGAPVVLPSAVVSDDFFSTLGVKPILGRDFQPGEDLASAPETTILSYGFWQKHFGGKRDVIGRVVTLGRSQVTIIGVLPANFHFAPVADPDLWQTLHATDGLRDRRNLHWLNVVARLKPGVSQEKAAAGMKVVMEGLERQYPASNTKLRTALVPLNEVIVGQIRPILLLLLGAVALLLMIACSNVANLLLARALSRRREVAVRTALGASRWRLVRQMLTEGILLSLTGATLGVVLAEWMVRGFVAAIPQALLNSMPYIKMMTIDWSVLLFALVVALLTGVLFALAPAFQLSGKHIHDAFRDGARGSQSAGWRRFASSLVVAEVAVSMVLLFGAGVLGKSFYRLLQVDTGFNYRNLTSMAVVMPSAQYKTDAQQIAFYRTLMDRLQSLPGVQSAGITSTLPIGQGNTSNVVVVGQPFTGQGFEANRRSVDTHYFQTLQAQLLAGRWFNESDNAQAPQRVIVNKTFADMFMKGLDPVVQQVRFTYSDKEKPREVIGVVRDIKEAQLDAAPLPAIYTPYLQDASSFLYLVVRSQQDAAASIPQTQAAIRQLDSNVVTFQEQSMEDFIQRSPVAFFHRYPAWLAGLFAVMALVLGSIGLYGLVAYSVSQRTQEIGIRMALGAQRSNVLQMVLLQGVRLIVPGVVIGMAGGIAAATLARSLLFQVNAWDPAIFAIVTVLLAAVTLAASFIPARTATKVDPMVALRYE; translated from the coding sequence ATGGAAACCGTGCTGCAAGACTTGCGTTACGGACTGCGTACGTTATGGAAGTCGCCGCGCTTCACCGTCACGGCGGTGATCACCTTGGCGGTGGGCATCGCCGCCAATGTGGCGATCTTCACCTTCGTGGACGCCACGCTGATCCGTCCGCTGCCGTACAAGGATTCGCAGCAACTGGTGGCGATCTATGACACGCGGGAGCAGACCGTGGCTTCGCAGTTTGAAGCTTCTTATCCTGACTACCTGGATTGGAAGCAGCAGAACCAGGTTTTCTCCTCCATAGCTGGCTACGGCGGCGGTGGCACCGTGCTGCGCGGAGAGGGTGCGCCGGTGGTCCTTCCTTCCGCGGTTGTCAGTGACGATTTCTTTTCCACGCTGGGCGTGAAGCCGATTCTGGGCCGCGATTTTCAGCCGGGTGAAGACCTGGCCTCCGCGCCCGAGACCACGATTCTCAGTTATGGCTTCTGGCAAAAACATTTTGGCGGCAAAAGGGACGTAATCGGGCGGGTTGTTACCCTGGGCCGCAGTCAGGTCACCATCATCGGCGTGCTGCCCGCCAATTTCCATTTTGCGCCGGTAGCGGATCCTGACCTGTGGCAAACGCTGCATGCCACGGATGGGCTGCGCGACCGCCGCAACCTGCACTGGCTGAACGTGGTCGCCCGGCTGAAGCCCGGAGTCTCGCAGGAGAAAGCCGCTGCCGGGATGAAAGTAGTCATGGAAGGCCTGGAACGACAATATCCGGCCTCCAACACCAAATTGCGGACGGCGCTGGTTCCGCTGAATGAAGTCATCGTTGGACAGATCCGGCCGATTCTCCTCCTTTTGCTGGGCGCGGTGGCGCTGCTGCTGATGATTGCCTGCTCCAACGTGGCTAACCTGCTGCTGGCGCGCGCGCTCTCCCGCCGGCGGGAGGTGGCCGTGCGCACCGCGTTGGGCGCCAGCCGCTGGCGCCTGGTGCGGCAGATGCTTACCGAAGGCATTCTGCTTTCGCTGACCGGCGCAACTCTGGGCGTGGTGCTGGCCGAGTGGATGGTCAGAGGATTTGTCGCGGCCATTCCGCAAGCGCTCCTGAACAGCATGCCGTATATAAAGATGATGACCATTGACTGGAGCGTGCTGCTGTTCGCGCTGGTGGTCGCGCTGCTGACCGGAGTGCTGTTTGCGCTGGCGCCGGCCTTCCAGCTTTCCGGAAAACACATCCACGATGCCTTTCGCGACGGCGCGCGCGGTTCGCAATCCGCGGGTTGGCGGCGTTTTGCATCTTCGCTCGTGGTGGCTGAAGTTGCCGTCTCCATGGTGCTGCTGTTCGGCGCCGGCGTGCTGGGCAAGAGTTTTTACCGCTTGCTGCAAGTGGACACCGGCTTCAACTACCGCAACCTCACCAGCATGGCCGTAGTCATGCCTTCCGCGCAGTACAAGACGGATGCCCAGCAAATTGCCTTCTACCGGACTCTTATGGACCGACTGCAGTCCTTGCCCGGCGTGCAATCCGCCGGGATCACTTCAACGCTGCCGATCGGCCAGGGCAACACCTCCAACGTGGTGGTGGTCGGGCAGCCGTTTACCGGGCAGGGATTTGAAGCCAACAGGCGGTCGGTGGACACGCATTATTTTCAAACTCTACAGGCGCAACTGCTGGCCGGACGCTGGTTCAATGAGTCTGACAACGCCCAGGCGCCGCAGCGAGTCATCGTCAACAAGACCTTCGCTGACATGTTCATGAAGGGCCTGGACCCGGTGGTCCAGCAGGTCCGCTTTACTTACTCCGATAAGGAGAAGCCGCGCGAAGTCATCGGTGTGGTGCGCGACATCAAGGAAGCCCAGCTTGACGCCGCGCCGCTGCCGGCGATTTACACGCCCTACCTGCAAGACGCCAGCTCTTTCCTGTACCTGGTGGTGCGCTCGCAACAGGACGCGGCAGCGTCCATCCCGCAAACCCAGGCAGCCATCCGCCAGCTTGATTCCAACGTGGTCACCTTTCAGGAACAGTCCATGGAAGATTTCATCCAGCGGTCGCCGGTGGCGTTCTTCCATCGTTACCCGGCGTGGCTGGCCGGACTCTTCGCCGTCATGGCGCTCGTTCTGGGCAGCATCGGGCTGTACGGCCTGGTGGCGTATTCGGTGAGCCAGCGGACGCAGGAAATCGGCATCCGCATGGCCCTGGGCGCGCAACGCAGCAACGTTCTCCAGATGGTGCTGCTGCAGGGCGTGCGACTGATCGTTCCCGGCGTAGTGATCGGCATGGCCGGCGGCATCGCAGCGGCGACTCTGGCGCGCAGCCTGCTCTTCCAGGTGAATGCCTGGGACCCGGCAATCTTCGCCATCGTCACCGTGCTGCTGGCAGCGGTGACCCTGGCCGCCAGCTTCATCCCGGCACGCACTGCGACCAAAGTGGACCCCATGGTGGCGCTGCGGTATGAGTAG
- a CDS encoding tautomerase family protein — protein MPLVRISLLEGKPKSHHERIGDAVHRAMVEIISIPAQDRFQIITEHAASDFVFDPSYLNIARTNALVIIQITLSAGRTVEVKKALYKRIVELLVQDAGLRKEDVFINLVEVVKENWSFGNGEAQYA, from the coding sequence ATGCCCCTGGTTCGCATTTCGCTGTTGGAAGGAAAACCCAAGTCGCACCACGAGCGCATTGGCGACGCTGTCCACCGCGCCATGGTGGAAATCATCAGCATCCCCGCGCAAGACCGCTTCCAGATCATCACCGAGCATGCAGCATCTGACTTTGTTTTCGACCCCAGCTATCTCAATATCGCCCGCACCAACGCGCTGGTGATCATACAGATCACGCTGAGCGCCGGACGGACGGTGGAGGTCAAGAAGGCGCTCTACAAGCGCATTGTCGAATTGCTGGTCCAGGACGCCGGGCTGCGCAAGGAAGATGTGTTCATCAACCTGGTGGAAGTAGTGAAAGAGAACTGGTCGTTCGGCAACGGCGAAGCGCAGTACGCTTAG
- the hutH gene encoding histidine ammonia-lyase gives MNPLRINGNNLTFDDLREVAYQHRPVLLEAEAREKVNAARAVVDKLVRENRVAYAINTGVGKLSDVHIPPEQNRQLQLNLIRSHSAGVGEPLSQEETRAMMLLRANSLSKGFSGVRAEVIDLLCEMLNRGVHPVVPSQGSVGASGDLGPLAHLALAMIGEGEVWFENVRMSSADAMKRAQIKPLIPEAKEAISLINGTQAMLAVGSLALLTAETLAATADVLGAMTLDALHGTDVAFDERIHAARPHAGQMKVAANLRRLIAGSQIRDSHKDCGRVQDAYTLRCIPQVHGAVRDTLDFCRKTFEIEMNSAVDNPLVFVRDKDSDEGDVISGGNFHGQPLAFALDYMAIALTALAGISERRIERLVNPALNEGLPPFLAADAGINSGFMMPQVTAASLASENKVLAHPASADSITTSGNKEDYVSMGMTAAIKLKRVVANITHVLAIEACAAAQAIDFLAPVKTSPLLQQAHAAIRKVSAKIEQDRVFATEFAKLAELVKSGGILS, from the coding sequence ATGAATCCTCTTCGCATCAACGGCAACAATCTTACCTTCGACGACCTGCGCGAAGTGGCCTACCAACATCGTCCGGTGTTGCTGGAAGCCGAGGCGCGGGAAAAAGTCAACGCCGCCCGCGCCGTGGTGGACAAGCTGGTGCGCGAAAACCGCGTGGCCTACGCCATCAATACCGGCGTAGGCAAGCTGAGTGACGTACATATTCCTCCGGAGCAGAACCGCCAGTTGCAGCTGAACCTGATTCGTTCGCACTCCGCCGGCGTGGGCGAGCCGCTGAGCCAGGAAGAGACGCGCGCCATGATGCTGCTGCGCGCCAATTCTTTGTCCAAGGGATTTTCCGGCGTGCGCGCTGAGGTGATTGACCTGCTGTGCGAGATGCTGAACCGCGGCGTGCATCCGGTGGTGCCGTCGCAGGGAAGCGTGGGCGCCAGCGGCGACTTGGGGCCGCTCGCGCACCTGGCACTGGCGATGATCGGCGAAGGCGAGGTGTGGTTTGAAAACGTCCGCATGAGCTCCGCGGACGCCATGAAGCGCGCGCAAATCAAGCCGCTCATCCCGGAAGCCAAGGAAGCCATTTCGCTCATCAACGGGACGCAAGCCATGCTGGCGGTGGGATCGCTGGCGCTGCTGACGGCCGAAACTCTGGCAGCCACGGCCGACGTGCTCGGCGCCATGACCCTGGACGCTCTGCACGGCACTGATGTCGCTTTTGACGAGCGCATCCACGCGGCGCGTCCGCATGCCGGGCAGATGAAAGTCGCGGCGAATTTGCGGCGGCTCATCGCCGGGAGCCAGATTCGCGATTCGCATAAGGATTGCGGGCGCGTGCAGGACGCGTACACCCTGCGCTGCATCCCGCAGGTGCACGGCGCCGTGCGCGATACGCTGGATTTCTGCCGCAAGACATTTGAGATTGAGATGAACTCGGCGGTGGACAACCCGCTGGTGTTCGTGCGCGACAAAGACTCCGACGAGGGCGACGTGATCTCCGGCGGCAACTTTCACGGCCAGCCGCTGGCCTTTGCGCTGGACTACATGGCCATCGCGCTGACCGCGCTGGCAGGAATTTCTGAGCGGCGCATTGAACGGCTGGTGAACCCGGCGTTGAATGAAGGGCTGCCGCCGTTCCTGGCCGCCGACGCGGGCATCAACTCCGGATTCATGATGCCGCAGGTCACGGCCGCGTCGCTGGCCAGCGAGAACAAGGTGCTGGCGCATCCGGCGTCGGCCGATTCCATCACCACATCCGGCAACAAAGAAGATTACGTTTCCATGGGCATGACGGCGGCCATCAAGTTGAAGCGCGTCGTCGCCAACATCACGCACGTCCTGGCGATTGAAGCTTGCGCCGCAGCCCAGGCCATAGACTTCCTGGCGCCGGTCAAAACCAGCCCGTTGCTGCAGCAGGCGCACGCGGCGATTCGCAAAGTGAGCGCCAAGATCGAGCAGGACCGTGTGTTCGCCACGGAGTTCGCCAAACTGGCGGAGCTGGTCAAGTCCGGAGGAATTCTCAGCTAA